Below is a window of Tolypothrix bouteillei VB521301 DNA.
GAGTTGATCGTTAGAGAACGCTGTTTTCAGTGGGGACAGCGAACTTACTTAATGGGCGTTTTAAATGTCACACCAGATAGCTTTAGCGATGGTGGCGATTTTTATACGCTCTCTGCTGCTGTAGCAAAAGCACGGGCTATGGTAGCAAGTGGTGTGGATATTATCGATATTGGCGGTCAGTCTACTCGACCCGGAGCAGAGCAAATTTCTCTGAATGAAGAAATTAGTCGTGTCTTGCCAGTTTTGCGCTTGTTACGAAGGGAGCTACAAGTTCCTATTTCTGTGGATACCACGAGGGCAGTTGTAGCAAAGGCAGCTGTGGAAGAAGGAGCAGACATAGTAAATGATATTTCTGGTGGTACTTTTGACCCAGAAATGTTGCCAACTGTGGGTAGTTTAAATGTGCCTATTATACTGATGCATATCCGGGGAAATCCACAGAATATGCAAAAACTAACTGATTATCAGGATGTGATGGGGGAGATTTTAAGTTTTCTGACACAGCAAATTGCTGCTGCAACGGCTTGTGGTATCGATCGCCAAAAAATTATTATCGATCCGGGCATTGGCTTCGCTAAAAATTACGAGCACAATTTAGAAATTTTGCGCCGCTTGCCGGAATTGCGTCAACTTAACTGCCCTATCTTAGTAGGAGCGTCCCGTAAAAGTTTTATTGGTCGAATTCTCAACCAAAGCGCTCCGAAAGCAAGAGTCTGGGGAACGGCGGCGGCGTGCTGTGCTGCAATCTTTAATGGAGCAGATCTTCTCCGAGTGCATGATGTGACAGAGATGCGTGACGTTTCATTGGTTGCTGATGCTATCT
It encodes the following:
- the folP gene encoding dihydropteroate synthase, producing the protein MTNELIVRERCFQWGQRTYLMGVLNVTPDSFSDGGDFYTLSAAVAKARAMVASGVDIIDIGGQSTRPGAEQISLNEEISRVLPVLRLLRRELQVPISVDTTRAVVAKAAVEEGADIVNDISGGTFDPEMLPTVGSLNVPIILMHIRGNPQNMQKLTDYQDVMGEILSFLTQQIAAATACGIDRQKIIIDPGIGFAKNYEHNLEILRRLPELRQLNCPILVGASRKSFIGRILNQSAPKARVWGTAAACCAAIFNGADLLRVHDVTEMRDVSLVADAIFRQSQIEPR